A single region of the Rhodospirillales bacterium genome encodes:
- a CDS encoding SDR family oxidoreductase, with amino-acid sequence MPGTSLGTALVTGAAKRIGRVIALDLAQRGWAVAVHCHRSLSEAESLVSDLQADGRRAAVVQADLADEDETADLVDRTARALGPVTCLVNNASVFENDHWDSVTRLSWDRHMQVNTRAPFVLSAAVAAQVPEGAHAAIVNILDQRVWNLTPHFMSYTVSKVALWALTRQMALALAPRIRVNAVGPGPTMPSPRQSDAQFARQWSMMPLAQRVEPQEIADAVRFILDAPSMTGQMICVDGGQHLGWCQPQPAVQAIEE; translated from the coding sequence ATGCCTGGAACAAGCCTTGGAACCGCCCTCGTCACCGGCGCCGCAAAACGCATCGGCCGCGTCATTGCGCTGGATCTTGCGCAACGGGGCTGGGCGGTCGCCGTTCATTGCCACCGCTCCCTGAGCGAGGCGGAGAGCTTGGTCTCCGACCTGCAAGCGGACGGCCGGCGGGCAGCGGTCGTGCAGGCGGACCTCGCTGACGAGGATGAAACGGCGGACCTGGTTGACCGTACGGCGCGCGCGCTCGGCCCCGTGACCTGCCTGGTCAACAACGCATCAGTGTTCGAAAACGACCACTGGGATAGCGTCACCCGCTTGTCGTGGGATCGCCACATGCAGGTCAACACGCGGGCGCCCTTCGTTCTAAGCGCGGCCGTAGCAGCGCAGGTGCCGGAAGGCGCGCATGCCGCGATCGTCAACATTCTGGACCAGAGGGTGTGGAATCTGACGCCGCACTTCATGTCGTACACGGTCAGCAAGGTGGCCCTGTGGGCCTTGACCCGGCAGATGGCTCTGGCTCTGGCGCCGCGGATCCGCGTCAACGCCGTGGGGCCGGGGCCGACGATGCCGAGCCCGCGCCAGAGCGACGCCCAGTTCGCCCGGCAGTGGTCGATGATGCCCCTGGCGCAGCGAGTCGAGCCGCAGGAAATCGCCGACGCGGTGCGCTTCATCCTTGACGCACCATCAATGACGGGCCAGATGATCTGCGTCGACGGCGGCCAGCACCTGGGCTGGTGCCAGCCGCAGCCGGCTGTCCAGGCTATTGAAGAATGA
- a CDS encoding calcium/sodium antiporter: protein MMVAALIGGFVLLLVGAEGLVRGSVGVARHHGVSTLMIGMTVVAFGTSMPELVVSLDASLSGAPGIAAGNIVGSNIANVLLIMGFTALCRPVALPAGVDKMDVLALVLGTLMFVAFAASGAIGRWQGGVMLLTFTAFMIVSIRRQRRGAAGVAAAAYQQEVQDMADAEEGGAATPWRHWGLAIAGLAGVLIGADLLVEGAVGLARAFGVSEAVIGLTLVAVGTSVPELAASVVAGIRGHTDIAVGNILGSNFFNVLLVGGTVAAVVPIAVDDQIVRFDAWIMLMATAAFLPILLGLRFGRFGGLVFIAGYACYVGVTYTMSAP from the coding sequence ATGATGGTCGCTGCGCTCATTGGCGGCTTCGTCCTGCTGCTGGTGGGAGCGGAGGGGCTGGTGCGCGGATCCGTGGGCGTGGCCCGACACCACGGCGTCTCGACGCTGATGATCGGCATGACGGTCGTCGCCTTCGGCACGTCCATGCCGGAGCTGGTCGTCAGTCTGGATGCGTCCCTGTCGGGCGCCCCCGGCATCGCCGCCGGCAACATCGTCGGCAGCAATATCGCCAACGTGCTGCTCATCATGGGCTTCACTGCGCTGTGCCGTCCGGTCGCCTTGCCCGCAGGCGTCGACAAGATGGACGTGCTGGCGCTCGTCCTGGGCACACTCATGTTCGTGGCGTTCGCCGCCAGCGGCGCCATAGGGCGCTGGCAGGGCGGCGTCATGTTGCTGACGTTCACGGCGTTCATGATCGTCTCGATCCGACGGCAACGGCGAGGCGCTGCCGGTGTGGCGGCCGCCGCCTACCAGCAAGAGGTGCAGGACATGGCGGACGCGGAGGAAGGTGGCGCAGCCACGCCGTGGCGGCATTGGGGGTTGGCCATCGCCGGTTTGGCTGGCGTCCTGATCGGTGCGGATCTCCTGGTGGAGGGCGCGGTGGGCCTCGCGCGGGCCTTCGGCGTTTCGGAAGCGGTCATCGGACTGACCTTGGTCGCCGTCGGCACTTCGGTTCCCGAACTGGCCGCCTCCGTGGTCGCCGGGATCCGCGGTCACACCGACATCGCCGTGGGCAACATTCTGGGCAGCAACTTTTTCAATGTGCTGCTCGTGGGCGGCACGGTTGCAGCGGTGGTTCCCATCGCTGTGGACGACCAGATCGTGCGGTTCGACGCCTGGATCATGCTGATGGCGACCGCGGCGTTTCTGCCGATACTGTTGGGCCTCCGCTTCGGCCGCTTCGGCGGCCTGGTCTTCATCGCGGGATATGCATGCTACGTCGGCGTCACGTACACGATGTCGGCGCCATGA
- a CDS encoding RNA pyrophosphohydrolase — translation MTGVRTSDKSATDRPLRYRRGVGAVVFRGDGQVLVARRIDTPGEAWQLPQGGMRKGETPRHALYREVQEEIGTDKVQYLAESSAWLRYELPPDLAGRVRGGRYHGQEQRWFALRFTGIDSDIDVNATRKPEFDAWRWADYEDLPDLAVWFKRSLYAAVVDEFRDTAAMLRQMHEKMPESSGADA, via the coding sequence ATGACTGGCGTCCGAACTTCGGATAAGAGCGCCACGGACCGGCCGCTCCGCTACCGGCGCGGGGTCGGCGCCGTCGTCTTTCGCGGCGACGGACAGGTGCTGGTTGCACGGCGGATCGATACACCCGGCGAGGCATGGCAGCTTCCCCAGGGCGGCATGCGCAAGGGCGAGACGCCGCGCCACGCCCTCTATCGCGAAGTTCAGGAGGAAATCGGGACCGACAAAGTGCAGTATCTCGCCGAGTCGTCGGCTTGGCTGCGTTACGAGTTGCCGCCCGATCTCGCCGGACGCGTTCGGGGCGGCCGGTATCATGGCCAGGAGCAACGATGGTTTGCCCTTCGTTTCACTGGCATCGACAGCGACATCGACGTGAACGCCACCCGAAAGCCGGAGTTCGACGCGTGGCGCTGGGCGGACTACGAGGATCTTCCGGACTTGGCCGTCTGGTTCAAGAGGTCCCTCTACGCCGCCGTGGTCGATGAGTTCCGCGACACGGCGGCCATGCTGCGCCAGATGCACGAGAAAATGCCGGAATCCTCCGGGGCCGACGCATGA
- a CDS encoding divergent polysaccharide deacetylase family protein yields MIGRSVPGPAGAAFVLLLLGAGAWWFFSAELADRPAGSVVIDVPVRMEGGNRTRTGSDSTPVASVVLTPWLDAPDPELTEDGPHGPLPKISDNGRKPWIAYARPFDVRNDRPRVAVLVTGLGLSEANTAKAIERLPSAITLAFSPYAQKAAALTRRARADGHEIMLVLPMASGQFPFRDAGPAALQASLSTEDNGDRLGNVLSRTFGYVGVVGSGDSPILSEEDSLRPVLSAIGERGLMFVGAGPPGESLVKYIAPEVGTPWAVANVILDDQLSADAIDAALAELEAVARDRAVALGIGRAYPVIVDRLAAWASGLSERGIALAPVSALADRQLFP; encoded by the coding sequence ATGATCGGGCGAAGTGTGCCGGGGCCGGCGGGCGCAGCCTTCGTGCTGCTGCTGTTGGGAGCCGGGGCGTGGTGGTTTTTCTCCGCGGAGCTGGCGGATCGCCCGGCGGGTTCGGTGGTGATCGATGTTCCCGTCAGGATGGAGGGCGGCAACCGAACTCGGACGGGTTCGGATTCGACGCCGGTCGCGTCCGTGGTGCTCACGCCATGGCTCGATGCACCGGATCCGGAACTGACGGAGGACGGACCTCACGGCCCGCTGCCGAAGATCTCCGACAACGGCCGCAAGCCGTGGATCGCCTACGCGCGTCCCTTCGACGTACGCAACGACCGGCCACGAGTGGCGGTTCTGGTCACCGGGCTCGGCTTGTCGGAAGCCAACACCGCCAAGGCGATAGAGCGGTTGCCGAGCGCCATCACCCTCGCCTTCAGCCCCTACGCCCAGAAAGCCGCCGCGCTGACACGCCGCGCCCGCGCGGACGGCCACGAGATCATGCTGGTTCTGCCGATGGCATCCGGGCAGTTCCCGTTCCGCGACGCCGGACCGGCGGCCTTGCAAGCATCGTTGTCGACCGAAGACAACGGCGATCGGCTGGGAAACGTGTTAAGCCGGACATTCGGGTATGTGGGCGTGGTGGGCAGCGGCGACTCGCCGATCCTCTCCGAGGAGGACAGCCTGCGACCGGTGTTGTCGGCGATCGGCGAGCGCGGCCTGATGTTCGTCGGTGCAGGTCCGCCCGGCGAAAGCCTCGTCAAGTACATCGCGCCGGAGGTGGGCACGCCGTGGGCGGTCGCCAACGTCATTCTGGATGACCAATTGTCAGCGGACGCCATCGATGCAGCGCTGGCCGAACTGGAGGCCGTTGCACGCGATCGGGCGGTTGCACTCGGCATCGGCCGGGCGTATCCGGTGATCGTCGACCGTCTGGCTGCATGGGCGTCGGGATTGTCCGAACGCGGCATCGCTCTCGCGCCGGTGTCGGCCCTGGCTGATCGCCAGCTGTTTCCATGA
- a CDS encoding S41 family peptidase: MRAGRLVLWITTAFLLVAPALAGGVFASPARAADADDDGAETYQLLKLFGDVFERVRADYVEPATDKELIEAAISGMLTSLDPHSGYLNADSYREMQVQTRGEFGGLGIEVTMENGLVKVVSPIDDTPAFRAGLEPNDLITHLDGEAVMGLTLADAVEKMRGRVGTAVDLTVRREGREPFDVTITRAIIKIRSVRSRLEGNVGYIRISSFSEQADESLRAALDDLRKQSPEPLQGIVLDLRNNPGGLLSQAVAVTDAFLDKGEVVSTGARKTEDAQRYYARDGDIADGLPIVVLINGGSASASEIVAGALQDHRRAVVLGTKSFGKGSVQTIIPLSGYGAIRLTTARYYTPSGRSIQAVGIEPDIMVEQARIEVVEQPNGRREADLRGALTNGEKTDETPAADESEVLKLDKDTTAPPKPSQDYQLIRALDLIRGISLFSDKVATTAATAQ; this comes from the coding sequence ATGAGAGCTGGAAGACTGGTCCTCTGGATCACGACGGCGTTTCTGCTCGTCGCGCCCGCGCTGGCGGGCGGCGTGTTTGCCTCGCCTGCACGGGCGGCCGATGCCGATGACGACGGAGCGGAAACCTATCAGCTCTTGAAGCTGTTCGGAGATGTCTTTGAACGGGTCCGAGCCGACTATGTTGAACCGGCGACCGACAAGGAACTGATCGAGGCAGCGATCAGCGGCATGCTGACGTCTCTCGATCCCCACTCAGGTTACCTCAACGCCGACAGCTACCGCGAGATGCAGGTGCAGACGCGCGGCGAGTTCGGCGGTCTCGGGATCGAGGTGACGATGGAGAACGGGCTGGTGAAGGTCGTCTCGCCGATCGACGATACGCCGGCGTTTCGCGCCGGCCTCGAACCCAACGACCTCATCACCCATCTTGATGGGGAAGCGGTCATGGGGCTGACCCTGGCGGATGCGGTCGAAAAGATGCGCGGGCGGGTCGGCACCGCAGTTGATCTTACGGTGCGCCGCGAGGGCCGCGAGCCGTTTGACGTCACGATAACGCGCGCAATCATCAAGATCCGGTCGGTCCGGTCGCGCCTGGAGGGCAACGTCGGCTATATCCGCATCAGTTCGTTCAGCGAGCAAGCCGACGAATCGCTGCGCGCCGCGCTTGACGACCTGAGGAAGCAATCGCCGGAGCCGCTGCAGGGCATTGTCCTGGACTTGCGCAACAACCCGGGCGGTCTGTTGTCCCAAGCCGTGGCGGTGACCGATGCATTTCTCGACAAGGGCGAAGTGGTCTCCACGGGCGCGCGCAAGACCGAAGACGCGCAACGCTACTACGCCCGCGACGGAGACATTGCCGACGGCTTGCCGATAGTTGTGCTGATCAACGGCGGCTCCGCGTCGGCGTCGGAGATCGTCGCCGGCGCTCTGCAAGACCATCGCCGCGCCGTGGTTCTTGGGACCAAATCCTTCGGCAAAGGCTCGGTGCAGACCATCATTCCGTTGTCGGGATATGGCGCCATTCGGTTGACCACCGCCCGTTACTACACACCCTCCGGACGGTCCATTCAGGCGGTCGGCATCGAGCCCGATATTATGGTCGAACAGGCTCGGATCGAGGTGGTGGAGCAGCCGAATGGACGCCGGGAGGCGGATCTGCGGGGTGCTCTGACGAATGGCGAGAAAACTGACGAGACTCCCGCCGCAGACGAAAGCGAGGTCCTGAAGCTCGACAAGGACACGACTGCCCCCCCCAAGCCCAGCCAGGACTATCAGCTGATCCGCGCCCTCGACCTCATTCGCGGCATCTCGCTGTTCTCCGACAAGGTCGCAACGACGGCAGCGACGGCTCAGTGA
- a CDS encoding peptidoglycan DD-metalloendopeptidase family protein: MIDRWRGPVLAIVLAVVAGAAPGAAATAEEPAPSVGSESEAVEQRPENGQADATTNAAADEEPFRRDVMEARLQDLRVELLTVADFIRAKEQEIAGQQSRIDTLAARQAVLLRGAAERRQTAAKVLFGLQGVARVPPLAILARSNGPIDVVRSGVVLSTVVDELARRAETARAESERIAEAQEAAAAARRSLSVALEELHAARGRLAVLIDDTAEAGQRLQNTVKGDDGPVPGLIAETQDLAVALTSLTAAAPASQHTASRAPARDDMGDDMAALTPWHRAPGAPVSGRIVVGFGDVADGDAPGMGTVSKGVRIETPPRAAVVAPSSGRVAFVGPFRGYGLLLIIDHGGGYHSLMAGFDRIDLVPDQEIAAADPIGVMGDVGEQRPSLYIELRRDGQPVNPLPWFVQVTGKANG; this comes from the coding sequence ATGATCGACCGATGGCGTGGCCCCGTCCTGGCGATTGTGCTCGCGGTCGTGGCGGGCGCGGCGCCCGGTGCCGCGGCGACCGCCGAGGAGCCGGCGCCGTCGGTTGGGTCCGAGTCGGAGGCTGTCGAGCAGCGGCCGGAGAACGGTCAAGCTGACGCGACGACGAATGCGGCCGCGGATGAAGAGCCGTTCCGCCGCGATGTGATGGAGGCGCGGTTGCAGGATCTCCGCGTCGAGTTGCTGACCGTGGCCGATTTCATCCGAGCCAAGGAGCAGGAGATCGCCGGTCAGCAGTCGCGGATCGATACGCTGGCGGCGCGGCAGGCCGTTCTGCTCCGTGGCGCGGCGGAGCGTCGCCAGACGGCGGCAAAGGTGTTGTTCGGCCTGCAAGGCGTGGCGCGGGTGCCGCCGTTGGCGATCCTTGCCCGCTCCAATGGCCCCATCGACGTGGTGCGGAGCGGCGTCGTTCTGAGCACGGTGGTCGACGAGTTGGCGCGCCGCGCCGAGACGGCGCGCGCCGAGAGCGAGCGAATCGCGGAAGCGCAGGAAGCGGCGGCGGCGGCACGCCGCAGCTTGTCGGTCGCCCTGGAAGAGCTGCACGCGGCGCGCGGTCGGCTGGCCGTTTTGATCGACGACACGGCCGAGGCCGGCCAAAGGCTTCAAAACACAGTGAAAGGGGACGACGGTCCTGTTCCCGGCCTGATCGCGGAAACCCAAGACCTCGCCGTGGCGCTGACCAGTCTCACCGCCGCCGCGCCGGCGAGCCAGCACACCGCATCACGGGCCCCGGCGAGGGACGATATGGGGGACGACATGGCGGCGTTGACCCCTTGGCATCGGGCGCCGGGGGCGCCGGTTTCGGGACGCATCGTCGTCGGCTTCGGCGACGTCGCGGATGGGGATGCGCCGGGCATGGGAACGGTCAGCAAGGGCGTGCGCATCGAGACGCCGCCACGAGCGGCTGTCGTCGCGCCGTCGTCCGGCCGCGTCGCATTTGTCGGGCCGTTTCGGGGTTATGGCCTGCTCTTGATCATCGACCATGGCGGCGGATATCATAGCCTGATGGCGGGGTTCGACCGTATCGACCTGGTCCCGGATCAAGAAATTGCGGCCGCAGATCCCATCGGTGTCATGGGCGATGTTGGCGAGCAGCGCCCGAGCCTCTACATTGAGCTTCGACGCGACGGACAACCCGTCAATCCCCTGCCATGGTTTGTGCAGGTCACTGGAAAGGCCAACGGATGA